In the Armatimonadota bacterium genome, TGGTACCTGCCCACGGCCAAGGACAGCCGGGTCAACTTCGGCTTCCATTACGTGCCGAAGTTCTTCGACCGGCCCGTGACCTGGGGCGACAGCCACAACCTCGTGATCCCGCGCCAGCGGCCGGACCGGGCCAGCAACGAGGTGCTGGTGGCGGCGATTCGGGCCATCAAGTGGATCAACGAGCACTCCGACCTGTGGGGGATCTACGGCGGGCACATCCCGGCCTACCTGCCCGCGCAGCGCTCGCGGGCGCTGCTGGAGTCGGACTCGTGGTCGCTGGCGCTGAAGAAGTTCACGGACATGGCCAACCGGGGCTACGTGCACTACCCGTTGATCCACGAGAAGGCCCCGCAGGTCCACGCGGCCATCGAGCCCTACATCCAGGAGGCGTATAACCTGCGGCTGGCTCCTCGTGACGCGCTGGCGCGCGCCGAGGCCGAGGTCAACCGGGTGCTGGCAGCCTAGCCGGGGCCGGCACGACCTTCTGGGGCGCTGGACCGTGCGGCACCGGGTTATGGGACGACGGCGGCGGGCTGTAAGCGGGCGGGGCGCGGGGGGATCCCCGCGCCCCGCCCGCGGCCGTCGAGTTGCCGGGTGCGGCGCCCGCGCCCGGACGGCGTGACGCCACGCAGGCGCCGGCTGCTGCGCGCCGGCGAGATCGCGCTGTTCCTGGCACCCTTCGGGGCGTTCTGGGTGCTCTTTCGGCTGGGCCCGGTGCTCTATGGCGTCGTCATCAGCCTGTACCGGTGGGATCCCCTGGGCGAGGCCCAGTTCGCCGGGGCCCGCAACTACCTGGCGCTGGCCCGCGACCCCCGCTTCTGGAACGCGTTGGGCAACACGCTGGAGTTCGCGGCGCTCGCGATCCCGCTCATCGTGGGGGTCGGGCTGCTGCTGGCGCTGTTCCTGTTCACGCACCGGGGCACGCGCGTCGCCCACTGGATGGAGGCGGGGTTCTTCTTCCCGTACCTGCTGACGGTGTCCGTCGTGGGCCTGGTGTGGCGGTGGCTGCTGGATCCCGACTTCGGTATCGTGCTGCTGGTGCTGCGGGGCTGGGGGCTGCGCCCGCCGGTCTTCCTCAACGAGCCGCGGTGGGCGATCCCGGCCATCGCGCTGGCCACCACGTGGTGGCTGGCGGGCTACCGCATGGTGCTGTTTCGGGCGGCGCTCGAGGACATCCCCGAGGAGCTCTACGAGGCAGCGCGCATCGACGGGGCCTCGGGCGCCCGCATCTTCGTGGCGATCATGCTGCCGCTGTTGAAGCCGGCGGTGCTCTTCGCGCTGGTGCTGACCACGATCTCGGGCTTCATCGTCTTCGGCCAGGTGCTCATCATGACCGCCGGCGGCCCGGGGCGCGCCTCGGAGGTGCTGGCGTTGTACCTGTACCGCTTCGGGTTCGAGTACCTCGAGATGGGCCAGGCCGCGGCGGTGGGCGTAGTGCTGTTTGCCATCATCCTGGGGCTCACGCTGCTCGCCTTTCGCTGGCTCGGCCTGGGGACGGCGCTGTGAGGGCAGACCGGCTGCTGGCGGGCGTCGTGCTGGCGGTCATGGCGGGCCTGCTGGCCCTGTGGATCGCACCCATCGCGTGGATGTTCGCCACGGGCGTCAAGCCCGCGCCCGAGATCTTCGCGCTCCCGCCCCGGTGGATCCCCCAGCAGCCCACGCTGCACCACGTGCAGGTCGTCCTGACCCGCTGGCCCTTCCTGCGGTGGATGCTCAACAGCCTGGTGGTGGCCACGGCCACCACGGTGCTGTCGACCCTGGTGGCGATCCCCGCTGCGTTCGCCTTCGCCCGCCTGCAGTGGCGCGGGCGCGACGCGCTCTTCCTGGCGTTCCTGTCGTCGATGCTGATCCCGCTGGAGGTGAACGTGATTCCCCTGTACTTCCTCATGAACCGCCTGCACCTGCTGAACACGTACCCGGCGGTCTTCCTGCCCATGATCGGCATGCCCATCGGCATCTTCCTGCTGCGGCAGTTCTTCCTCAACATCCCCACGGAGCTGGACGACGCCGCCCGCGTCGACGGCGCCGGGAACGTGCGGATCCTGCTGCACGTGATCGTGCCGCTGGCCAGGCCGGCGCTGGCGGCCCTGGTCATCTACATGTTCACCTTCGCGTGGAACGAGTTCTTCTGGTCGATGATCGCGCTGTCCTCGCCCCAGATGTTCACGCTGCCCATCGGGCTGCGGGCGCTGCAGGGGGCCTACGACATCGACTACGGGATCCTCATGGCCGGCGCCGCGCTGGCGGCGCTGCCTGCCCTGGTGCTGTTCCTGTTCCTCCAGCGGTCCATCATCCGCGGCATCGCCATGACGGCCCACCGGTAGGATGGCCGCCGGAGTCCTCGCGCGGCGCGCCATGACGAACCCGCTGCCCACGGCGTTCTGCCACGGGGCCACGCTGCTGCCGCTGCCCGACGGCAGCCTGCTGGGCGCGTGGTTCGGAGGTACTGCGGAGGGGCTCCCCGACTCGGGGATCTACACCGCACGGCTGGCCGCAGGGGCGATGGCCTGGTCGGCTCCCACGTTGGTGGCGCCCGCCGACGGACACCCGTGCGGGAACCCGGTGCTGTTCGCCGGCGCACCGGGCGTGCTCTGGCTGGCCTACTTTCGCGTCTACGGCGCGTGGTGCACCGGCGGCAAACCGTGCGCGCGGCTCTCGACCGACGGCGGACAGACCTGGTCGGAGGAACTTCTGCTGTGGGATCGCGCGGGCGTGCTGACCAAGAACAAGCCCCTCCGCGTGGACGCCACGCTGCTGCTCCCGGTGTACGACGAGGTGCGCTGGCAGGTGGGGATCGCGCGCCTGGACGTCGCGCGGCACACCACGGCGTGGGTATTCGATGACCTGACGATCGGCGCCGGCACCGGCGTGGCCATGATCCAGGGGACGCTGGCCGAAGCGGCGCCGGGTCGATTGCTGCTGCTCATGCGCACCCGGGTAGGCCGCATCTGGGCCGCCGAGAGCGCTGACGGCGGGCAGACATGGTCGACGCCGTACCCGACGCCGCTGCCCAATCCCAACGCCGGCATCGACATGGTGCGCCTGCCCGACGGGCGCCTGTGGCTGGCGTACAACCACACCGACCGCGGGCGGGATCCGATGCAGTGGGAGCTGCGGTACCCCCTCTGCCTGGCCGAGAGCGGTGATGGCGGCGCGACCTGGACGCGGGTGGCGGTGCTCGAGGAGGGGCCGGGCGAGTACTCCTACCCGGCCATCGTGCTGGACGGCGCTGGCCGGGTGCACGTGGCCTACACGGCACGGCGGCGGGAGATCCGGCACGTCGTGCTCGCACCCTGAGCGCCGCCGTCGGCGCCGGGCGTCAAGGATCACGTCGGAGCCGGCCCGTGCAGGGGGACTGGCATTGACTAAGTCATAGACTTAGTTCAAAATCTTGTGCGTGAAGGTGAGCGTCCATCAGGCGAAGACCCACCTCTCCCGACTCCTGCGGCGCGTGGAGACCGGAGAGGAGGTGGTGATCATGCGGGCCGATACGCCGGTCGCCCGCCTGGTACCCGTCCGACGCAAACCCGCAGCCCGGCGCCTCGGGCTCGATCGGGGAAAGGTGACCATCGCCGACGACTTCGACGCTCCGCTGCCGGACGAGATCCTCGCCACGTTCGAAGGGGCATGAAGATCCTGCTGGACACCCAGTGCTGGCTCTGGATGGAGGCCGCACCCGAGCGGCTCTCGGCAGAGGCCCGGCGCGTGGTCCAGGACGGCGCCCATGCCCTCTACCTCTCGGCGGCCAGCGCGTGGGAGATCGCCATCAAACACGCCCTGGGCAAGCTGCGGTTGCCCGTCGCGCCCGAGCGCTACGTTCCCAGCAGGATGCGGCGGGGCCGCATCCTGCCGCTGCCCGTGCAGGTCGAACACGGGTTGCGCGCCGGCCGCCTGCCGCCGTACCACCGCGATCCGTTCGACCGCTTGCTCGTCGCCCAGGCGCAACTCGAGGGGCTGACGATCCTCACAGCGGACCCGCAACTGGCCGCGTACGAGGTGCCGCTCATCCGCGCCTGAGGCCGCGAGCGCAGCCCCTGGCGCGGCGTGCCCGCCAGGCCCAACGCGCACTGGCTTCCATCAGACGACCGGGG is a window encoding:
- a CDS encoding sialidase family protein — encoded protein: MTNPLPTAFCHGATLLPLPDGSLLGAWFGGTAEGLPDSGIYTARLAAGAMAWSAPTLVAPADGHPCGNPVLFAGAPGVLWLAYFRVYGAWCTGGKPCARLSTDGGQTWSEELLLWDRAGVLTKNKPLRVDATLLLPVYDEVRWQVGIARLDVARHTTAWVFDDLTIGAGTGVAMIQGTLAEAAPGRLLLLMRTRVGRIWAAESADGGQTWSTPYPTPLPNPNAGIDMVRLPDGRLWLAYNHTDRGRDPMQWELRYPLCLAESGDGGATWTRVAVLEEGPGEYSYPAIVLDGAGRVHVAYTARRREIRHVVLAP
- a CDS encoding type II toxin-antitoxin system VapC family toxin, whose protein sequence is MKILLDTQCWLWMEAAPERLSAEARRVVQDGAHALYLSAASAWEIAIKHALGKLRLPVAPERYVPSRMRRGRILPLPVQVEHGLRAGRLPPYHRDPFDRLLVAQAQLEGLTILTADPQLAAYEVPLIRA
- a CDS encoding type II toxin-antitoxin system Phd/YefM family antitoxin yields the protein MSVHQAKTHLSRLLRRVETGEEVVIMRADTPVARLVPVRRKPAARRLGLDRGKVTIADDFDAPLPDEILATFEGA
- a CDS encoding sugar ABC transporter permease produces the protein MTPRRRRLLRAGEIALFLAPFGAFWVLFRLGPVLYGVVISLYRWDPLGEAQFAGARNYLALARDPRFWNALGNTLEFAALAIPLIVGVGLLLALFLFTHRGTRVAHWMEAGFFFPYLLTVSVVGLVWRWLLDPDFGIVLLVLRGWGLRPPVFLNEPRWAIPAIALATTWWLAGYRMVLFRAALEDIPEELYEAARIDGASGARIFVAIMLPLLKPAVLFALVLTTISGFIVFGQVLIMTAGGPGRASEVLALYLYRFGFEYLEMGQAAAVGVVLFAIILGLTLLAFRWLGLGTAL
- a CDS encoding carbohydrate ABC transporter permease is translated as MRADRLLAGVVLAVMAGLLALWIAPIAWMFATGVKPAPEIFALPPRWIPQQPTLHHVQVVLTRWPFLRWMLNSLVVATATTVLSTLVAIPAAFAFARLQWRGRDALFLAFLSSMLIPLEVNVIPLYFLMNRLHLLNTYPAVFLPMIGMPIGIFLLRQFFLNIPTELDDAARVDGAGNVRILLHVIVPLARPALAALVIYMFTFAWNEFFWSMIALSSPQMFTLPIGLRALQGAYDIDYGILMAGAALAALPALVLFLFLQRSIIRGIAMTAHR